aaagttgacaaagGGAAACTTGTTAACTTCCCTCACTTAGCGAAAAGGTGTGTCCCCTCACACACACCCTCTCGGATCGACATCAAGGAAAGGAGAAGAAGACGCGACGGTTCGAGATGGATGGCTGGAAATCAACATGCCTCTTCATGATCAATCTCAACCGCACAATCCTAGAGACATACCCTTTCACGAAGAGTTGTGTCTATTCATTCGTGCCTCttagaaactataaatagagatagTTAGTTTCATTTGTAATTGTTCATTACTCTCGAAATCATTGTATATACTCTTATTCGATTGTTATAAAGTTGTTATTATTCAAGTTATTCACGCTcgttagagatcaagatccaagttcgggccaacaaagtggtatcagagcgtcaggctctaggcgtgggaatcgcaaggcatcgcagggaattcgcgatcaggtttcaaTTTCGTTTAAATTCGCAAAGTTTCAATTTCAGAATTTATTTTCGGTTCTACACTACGCCAAAACTGGGCTTTAGCCACATTTTTCCCAAAACCGCTCTGCCACACATATGAgaaaatgtgtggctaaaggtcatttataatattttaaaatacttCTAGCCACACAatttattattaatgtgaccATTGTATACCTGTTCGAAACCTTTAGCCACATTTTTAAGATAAAGTGTGACATTTACTAGCATGTCTAGCCACAGCTTAAAAAATGTGGCCAAATATAACCTATTGCCACaatatttgtttgatttttttaattaatgtGACGGAAACACTTTTTTTTAAAACCTTTAGTCacactttttataaaaaaaaatatgacaATCACTAGCCACGATATAAAAGTGTGGCCAAATATTACTAACCGTCATAATAGGTTTTTAATGATGTGGTTAAATGATGATTCATATAAACCACTTAAagagtattatttatttagtcACTTATAAGTTTTTTTATGTGGCTAAAAATTATCAACTGTGACTGTAAAAAAAATGTGGCTATACTTATTCTATAATCACACTTTAATTACTTACGTGTCCAACCTTTTCACTCCTTATCCCCTACATTTCTCCTTCCCCAACCATGTTCTCTGTTTCAACAAAGCTACCCAGTCTCTCTTTCACCAAAAACCCTAATCCCTAAATTCCAGTTTCACCCAAAATTCAATATAATAAGCCATTTATTCGATGCGATATAACAAGGTCTAAATGAACATATGCCAATCGGAGAAAAGGAAGCTTAAATCAATGTAACATATTAAACCATTTATCCGAGGTCCGTTTCGAGGTGTCCGAATGGTGGTAATTCGGTTGTTGTTGTTTCTGGAGGTGGTGATAGTGTGAATTTGTTCTAAGAGGCGTGGGAGGTCTGTGTCTAAGAGAAATTACGGTGATGATGTTGGTAGTGCAGCAAGGGTTGTTTCGGATAGTGATAGTGATTGAGGAATAGGCGGTCTATTTCGGTTGTTCAGCATCAGATTAGTGGCTCCGAGGTATAATTTGATACTTAATTAGTTAATTGTATTCTGTTGCCATGTTTGTAGAGTGTTTACATGAAGTGTTAGTGAAATTAAGTGTGTTTGTTTAGTGCTTTTGGTTTATTGATTAAGAATAATGCTAAGTTTATAAGAGAATTTTAGTACTACATTACCAAATCAGTAAAACCATTAAAGAGGTTTCAATTTCACAACACACTAATAACCCACACCTATAGTACACACAAATGAATCAAAAAACATGGTTCTATATAGCTAGTGATAGTAAGAAATCTTATACAAAAATCATTTCCACATCTTGTGCTTTCCAAACATGCCCCCCTTGTGCCTTCCAAACTTCCCATGCTTCCATCTGTTCCCAAAAGTTTTATGTTTTCTctcttaacgggtcaaatggataaatttaaattctaaaaaaatagCTGAAATGGAACTGATTAAACGAGTAACTCtataaaaaatagttaaaatgatGCGGGTCAAATGATACAGGGAAATAGGTACTTTTAGCTTGACCAAGTTGATGTGTTTTACGTTTTATctcttaacgggtcaaatggataaattttttaaaaaaatagctGAAATGGAACTGGTTATACGAGTAGGCTTTCTTACTATCACTAGCTACATATGGTGATTATCTACATGCTGGTTAATTATCCGCCTACTGGCTATCCTCCAGCAGGCTATCCTGGACCCTCTGCTTCACATTATCCAGGTTTGTTTTTTAAGAGCTTCGTATGTCTTGTCACAAATATCATTGTTTTTAAGCATAATTAAGCCTTAATACCATACGCAAATTATACAGGGAAATAGGTACTTTTAGCTTGACCAAGTTGATGCATTTTATGTTTTATCTCTTAACGGGTCATAaggataaatttaaaaaaaatagctGAAATGGAACTGGTTAAACGAGTAGGCTCTATAAAATAATAGTTAAAATGATGCGGGTCAAATGATACAGGGAAATAGTTACTTTTAGCTTGACCAAGTTGATGCGTTTTATGTTTTATctcttaacgggtcaaatggataaattttttaaaaaaatagttgAAATGGAACTGGTTAAACGAGTAGGCTCTATAAAAATAGTTAAAGTGATGCGGGTCAAACAAATCGAAAGTTGTGAAAGCTTTTTTTAGCACACATTACATCGTAATTTGTTTATAGaaggttattattattattattattattattattattattattattattattattattactatggTATAGGTTTGTAATAACATCTATTTACGATGAGCATTATTCTGGGTCAAATGGGTCAACAAATGGGTAATATATTATAATTTTCATCACTTTTGCAAGTTTTGCTGCTTCACGACTCACGAGGTACATGGTTTCCGACAACCGTAAAAGAACATGCATGCAGAATCCATATATAAAAACTAAATAATATAACAGGTACGTGTACGCAGTTTATTCGCATGCCGGTCTGCAGCCTATTCGCAGCCGGTCTGCAGCTTATTTGCAGCCTGTTCGGAGCTGGTACGCAGGCCTGTTCGCCTACATTTCATACTCTTTGTGAATAATTAATGTCAGTACTACCCTACATTTGATACTCTTTGTGAATAATTAATGTGTCaatcatgatttcaaaaacaatattatcaaaataattatattttttatgaATACAACGGTTTAACACAAACCGGATTAACTATGCAGCATCCAATAGCATCAAAGGATTGGCAACCCTTATCATCAAGCAGTGGTGCAGCTTCAATAGGGCTTTTACAAGTTATGAAATCTATGGTGAGAAATATGCAACTTAAGTAATCATAAAGGTCGCTCTCAGTCTATTTGCATTATCCGGTCTATATTGTCCTTGCCAGAGGTGAATTGCAGATAATACTAATTCTATTTATCCAGAAAAAAcatattttgtttaaaattcgTTCCTTTCTCGTTCTTCCCTTTCAAACTAGATTGTACCCATTTCCATACTAAACGCCAAACGCCACCTAAAATTATCTGTTCTTATATATTCAGGTGATTACCCTAGATATCTAGCGTTAGAGAGACGGTTCCAGCCAGTTAAGGTACCTGAGCCTTCTTTCTTTGTTTATAGTTAAGTGATAACGTTGGTGGGTTGGGCATGTTGGGTAAGAGGTCGAAAGCAGGGCTGGCAAGTCGTGTTTGGTTTAGGTCGGTAGGTTTGTATAACCCAAATCCACCTCCCACTTGAGTAGTTAATCTTGTCGAAAAGGCGAACTCTAAACTGGTTAAATGGTTTAGCTTTGTGGAACCATTTACAATCCGTTTGTATGGCTAGTGTCATTGGCATACTGATATCCTTTTGTAATTTATAGTGAGATACCAAACTCAACCCGGTAGCTTGGTTTAATAAGCGTGAAGCACTAAGCCGTTTAGGTCCTAAAAGCAAAAGCGAGAGCTATATCTTAATTTTTATCGAAACCCAAAAGATATAGTTGACCAAACTCAGctatatcttattttattttctcACGTATCTATGTCAAATTAAAACCGAAAGGATGAATTTGGGcatttaaaattgttttttttttttgttttccagAAAGGGCCTCAATTTTTTTCCGGCTTTGGGCCTCCAAATAGGTTGAGCCGACCCTATTGGTAAGACGGTGAATATACTGGTGATGCATACTGATTCATTTTGGTTATAACGTTGATTTGCAACTTTACATTTTTTTGAGCAGATTCATTAAAATTGTGTATCAAAGTTACGAAGTAGCAGATAGATCAACTAAAGTTAAAGGAATATAATTGCATGCATAGAAAGTTTGACTAAACCAGAGTTTAATGAGATGTTTACCAGCTGTTTCCAAAGTTTAGACTGTCGTGAGTGCTACTATTTTTGAAGTTGAAGTTTGGATGCATTTTGATGATGAAAGATGTGTTTGCTTTGAATATTGGTTTTTAGGTGAAACAAGATGAACAAACAAAAGTGTTGGCTTATATAACTGTCCCAAAGAAGCTTTGTAATAGTTGTTGGAATGGCTGGACtgcttgattatttatttatataacatCATTTTTTCATATTTCCATATCATACTCACTAGTTTGTTTGCATACCAACGTGTGTGAGATATCACCAGTTTATGCTGGACTTTGTTTATACACGCCCAATTACTAAATTTGGGTCTTaagttttttgtttttattgtatatatataatatataaataactTCTATATATTGTGTTTTTATGCCATATAAGATTCATAGAGATTATACATGTAATCTCttttttcaaatttatttatatttCAGTTTGGTTCGTATCATAAAAACTTCCCCCTCAAATGATACACTCAGTTAAAAAAAATACACTATTTAAAATAAACGTATAAAAATCTAAATAAAAAAGATTATATTATGTCTTAagggaccatattgggccttaattgATTACAATGAACAATGGTCCCTAATTGATTACAACGAACAATACTAGGTTGAATATGTCTTAATAGActatattgggccttaatggatcataacGACGTCGTATATTGTATTTGTGTTAAaagaccatattgggccttaatggattaAAATAGACAATAGTAGAGAATACATGTCTTAATGAACCATATTAGGCCTTAATGGATCAAAGTGGACAATAGTAGATGGCACATgtgttaatggaccatattgggcttTAATGGATAATAGTAAAACATACATGCTTTAATGGACCATATTAGGTCTTAATAGATCAAAACATGTCTTAGTttaccatattgggccttaatggatcaaaAGTGACAATAATAGATCATACATGTCAATATGGACCTTATTGAGCCAAGTGTTAATTGACTATATTGgtccttaatggatcacaatggataATTGTATATCGTACATGTGTTAATAGACCATATTCGGCCTTAATGAATCACAATGAacaatagtagatcatacatgtGTTAATGGACCATAGTGGGctttaatggatcacaatggacacTAGTAGATCGTAAATGTGTTAATGGACCGTATTGgtccttaatggatcacaatggataATTGTAGATCGTATATgtgttaatggaccatattgggccttaatggatcacaatggacaataCTAGATCTTACATGTGTTAATGGACCTTATTGAGCTTTAGTGGATCACAATGGACACTAATAGATCATACATGTGTTAATGGACCATAGTGGGctttaatggatcacaatggacacTAGTAGATCGTAAATGTGTTAATGGACGGTATTGgtccttaatggatcacaatggataATTGTAGATCATGTACtaggccttaatggatcacaatagATAATCGTAgatcatatatgtcttaatggacctTATTGGTCCTAACTAGATCACAATGGACAGTCGTATATTGTATTTGTGTTAAaagaccatattgggccttaatggattaAAATAGACAATAGTAGAGAATACATGTCTTAATGAACCATATTAGGCCTTAATGGATCAAAGTGGACAATAGTAGATGGCACATgtgttaatggaccatattgggctttaatggatcacaatggataATAGTAGATCACACATTTGtaaatggaccatattgggcttTAATTCATCACAACGGATAATTGTAGGTCATATATGTCTTATTGGACCTTATTGGGCGCGTAAAAGCGTAAAAGCGACAAAGTTTAAAACAAggtcaggggcggacccacatagagtgggtcggggtccccggaccccaatgttttttaaaaaattagtagaTTTCGTATACTAAATTGTATAAGGACCCCATagatacaattaggtggacaccataaaaagaaaaggaagcCTGATGTAGTGGTAAATCCCTCTCTTTACCaacaagaggtcatgggttcaattctTATATAACtcattttttctgtttttttaatgTAGTTCAAACCTCGTTATGACCCGACCCGAACGCGGACTGGCCCAAAAATTTtaacgttttgttatgaaaattttgagCACCAaaaaaaatggaccccattgaaatttttttttggatCCGCCACTGAACAAGGCGCGAAACGCAAAAGCGACGGGCTTTTCGGACTCAGGCGTAAgctaattatatattttttatatatcccACATATAATATTATAGGTTTTTAGCTTTCCCTTCCTAATATACAACTACAAGCAAGATTTTAGCAGCATGTAGAAACCAAAAAATCATATGTATAACAGTTAGATGCATAAAAACGTCTTGGATATGAAAGTGCGCCCCTCCGGCCAATAAAGACCAAAAAATCAAATTCCTCGCCCAACTTTTCCCTCTTCCTCAAAAACTCAAATTCCCCTCTCATCTCCCCTTTTCCCTCCTAACCTGATCAACCCTCTTCCTCAAAAACCCAAATTCCCCTCTTATCTCCTCCTTCCCTCTTAACCCTCTTAACCTAATTGAATCTTCATGTCCGCACAAAATTCAAGAACTCAAACTACTCGATGGCTACTCTACGATGGTCGACGCCGTCAAATCCTATGGCTCAAACCCACTTCCTCTGTGCGCCGACGGATATCTTCGGTTTTTCAACTCATTAGAGATGGTGCCCCATAAGATCCCAACAAGAGATTCTGATTTCATAATATCTTCCCCAAAAAACGTTGATCGATTCAAGactttttagggtttttaggATCTTCCCCAAATCCGTATATATAGGTTTTGAATGGATATCAAATCAGAAGGTAAAAGTGTTCTTCATTTCGTTTTTTGACAGACAGTGTCATTGGTTTTCGTTTTCTACATCAAATTACTAGTTGACAATTATGTAACTTTGCACTTTATTTTTCAGAATTTGGGTTTATTCTACCTAATCTGTATGTCATCGTTTTCTTTCAGTTGATGTGAAAGTAATTTTTCAAGGAGTATACAATTCTAACATCAACAAACTTCACCCAGAAATTTGATGCCACACAACAAACATTatctatttattatttttatgtaTAAATATTTCTCTTTTTGTTataagtaggggtgcaaacgagtcgaTTTGATGGTTGGGTTATATTTAATTATAAGTAAACAATGTTGACGTTAATGGTTGTTTTTGAAGGTTGGTTTGTTTGTCTCAACACTTTTCAAGCCCTTACTTAATTTGGCCTACCACAATCACAACTaagactatggggtgtggaggGGTTTGGGTTGTGGGCATTGCTTGACACGTGGCTAGGGTGTGATCCACAAAGTAATACTCAAAAACTAGGGGTGTGGTATGGCGTGGCCAGCCATGTGGAGATCGAACCAGCCAACCAAAGTCGTTTGGCAACAGCTACCCCAACGGCTAGATTGAACCAGCCAACCAAAGCAGCCACGTCACCCCAGCCCCCCGCCCCATGCCAGGCACAATCCCCACGCCAAAGTGGCAACGCCTACCCGGGGTGGAGCAGCCGGCGTTGAACCCAAACTGccgcccaacccacgccccacacTCCACACCCCACGGTCTAATAACACTGATCAAGTGGAAGCTTTCTGTAGCTTAACAACTATAGTTATATCGAATCTAAATAATAATATTTAGTCTACTTATAGCTTCCTTTAACTGGAAGCTTTAGCATCTAGCATATGTTGTTGGTAAAAGTATTTGATTGAATTACATATTTCAATATGTATGCTTTGCTGGATCTGTTTGATTGCTTAATAATTAAATAGAGTAATTAGACCTTGAAtggtttttatttagttttggtCATCATTGAACGAAGGATCTttattttatatactttgtttggTCATCATTTCTCAAATGTGTTTCTCTTTTAAGTGCTATAATAAATAATGAGGTTGTTTAGATTATTTAGTACATCTATGGTTACATCTACTTATATTTTCCATTTCTACTCATATGCAAAATAGATTGTTTGGAACCACAATTGTTATTTTAATGTCGTTTCGTTTGTATATATATGCAATGTAAAGAACATAACAGAGATTCATATGCATAGAACTTATTACATCTACAGTTACACCAACTTAACACACATAAGTCGACTTTCACAGCTActttcattttttatttatacTCCTGCGAAATAAATCAACTGGAACAACAATTTGTGTTTTATTAGTGGCGTTTTTTTGTATACATGCGATGCAAAGAATGTAACGGAGATTCGTACATGTAGAACTGTTCGTATATGTATTATCAATTCAGTGAATTAATACATTCATTGCAGGTTCTACCAAAAGCTGCTTAATATGTTGAATCTACCAGCTGATATGGAAAAGAGGAAGCATAAGCTCAAGCGTCTTGTTCAATCTCCAGTTCTTTCTTCATGGTATCGCATAAGCTCAAGCGTCTTGTTCAATCTCTAGTTCTTTCTTCATGGTATCACTATGTTGAATCTAGCAGctaatgtttttctttttattatcaGAACTGATGAcctatataattttattttgttgGCAATCCAGTAGTGAACTAAATCATTAATGATATAATCCTTGAGATTTAGAAACAAAGCTCGAACCGAGCCATGCTCCAGCCTAGTCGAGCTCTAGCTCAGCTTGTTTGCTCCCTTAGTTTTAAGTTATGGTTAGAGTGATACAAAGTATATTTTTATGTCAAAGTTTCCATCAATGACTGGTCTCCAAGATATTGTTTATATAGTAATTTATTTCGAGTCTTAAAACACTACTAGAATACCTTGTCGTGTTGAGTTTACTTATCACTATTAATTAATTTAGTTTATTGTTGTCTCAGATTCTATCATGGTTGAGAATTGGGATTATCAGGATATTCAACTGCATAAACCACCCTGTTCTTGTAAGAAGGAAAATGACATCTTTTGTATGTTAACATTTAACTGAAATCGAAAGTTGATATATGCTGGTATTTTGGCAGGACACTATTCCAGTAGTTGTAATAGAAATCAAAGTTGATGAGATATAATGGCGATGATAGTGCGATATAACCAAAACAGCATCAGGCTACACCATCTTTCTGGTATGTGACAGTATCTAGAAAATAGTCAAAATATACAAGATATAATACGGACCGCGTCTTTGACTAGAAGGTTTTCAGGTGGTTGAGGAGCTCTTCAAGGTTCCTCACCTATTTGAAGATTGAAGTGGTTACGGAGGGCGGTGTGGTGACGGTGTTTGATGTGGAACTGGTGGTTCAGCTGTGGAAGCATTCGAAGGAGTTGTTAGGGTTCAAATCAGCACATGTGAATAAGCAGGTAACAATAATATTGAGTATGTGAATGGTTTGTTGTTTTGGTTATGGAGTGTTGAGATGTGTTTGGTGATAACTGGTTATGGTGTTGTAGTTCGGTTTATGGTGAATTTGATTCAAATGTTCATTTCTTCAACTGAAACTGAACCATAAATTGAATGCAAAGTGCGGCTGAGAGGGTGCAGTGCAGATGGTGTGCTGGGCTACCCTTCAGCACATAGGTCCACGCTTTTGATTTACACATTCTAAACAATATGGATATTTTCTTTTGGATACACCCTACACAAGAAGTTCTTAGTGTTGATGAAAAGTTGGatcattagttttttttaatcttttttgtcattttaattaTCAATAACGTACTCATTAAAGTAATATGTGCATAGCCGGGTGTTTCTTTTTTCGGGGTTGGAAGTAGTATAAGGTAACGAAAGCATTGCATCAATAACCATTTGTTTAGTGTCTGATGATCTGATATGTTATCATAAGATGTCATCTTAATtcataaaaatgtttaaaaagcATTGTTTTTTCCCATGTGATGTGATACTTGGTCCTAAAGATCTAAATCGCCAggttggtttgtttaaattacaataatatatataaatattttatgATGTTCTTGCCATAGTTTCAACTTTTGATTATGTCCTCGTTTTATCATTAAAAATTCTGCTTTTTCAGTGATATTGGTTGATCATACGACATGAGAAATAGCCACCGGTTACAAGTTTACTCACCACCACAACTCAACAACAGCAAGGTGGCCAACAACCCATGGATGTAAATTTGCAGCACTTTCAAGTCCAAATTTAGTGAGTATATGGACTAGAAGAAAACATCTTAGAAATAGTTCTTAGTTTATGTGTATAGTCGTTTCCCAGTTTGTAACTTTTGTAGATAGGTTTTGATGATAAGTTTATGTTGTTAATTAGTATTTAAACCGAAAACTTATGTATGTATTTGGGTTTATTGTTAATatcatttgtttttttatattttctcatgtttatagcagtttttttattttacaaaaaatgaatataaaataaataattacacAAAAATGGCCATATAAAATCATAATAGATATGTGTGACTAAAGGTTAGACAATAGCCACACTTCAAATTATAAAATTTTGTGACTGTAAATAACAATTAGCTACACCATAGTCACTTTGTTTCTTGTTTGTGTGATGGAATTATACCAAACGTCATGGAAAAAGAAGTTACGTGTGACCGAAGGTTAAATAATAGCCAcatttaaaaatacaaaatttcgtGTGATTATAAATAACCATTAGCCACACCATAGtcactttgttttttgtttgtgtgaCGAAATGATACTAAACGTCATGGAAAAATAAATATGTGACCAAAGGTTAGACAATAGCCACATTTAAAATTACAAAGTTTCATGTGACTTTACATAATCATTAGTCACACCATCGCCATTTTGGTTATTTTGGTATGACGAAATATTAGCAAACGCCATGGGTAAAAAGTATTAAGTGTGACCAAAGACTACACAATAGCCAcacttaaaataaaaaaaaaatcatgtggCTTTAAATAACTTTTAGCCACACCATccttattttgtttttttatgtgaCGGAATGATAGCATGCGTAATGCACAAAATGAATATGTGTGGCTAAAGGTTAGATGATAGCTACACTTAAAATTATAAAGTTTCATGTGGCTTTACATAAGCATTAGCCACATTATCGTTACTTTGTTTTTTATGTGACGGAATGATAGCAAACGTCATGAGAAAAGTAAATTATATGTCACCAAATGTTAGCCATTAGACACACTTAAAAGCACAAAATTTCATGTGGCTTTACAAGCATTAGCCACACTATCGTCAATTTTTTTTGTGTGACGAATTGATAGGAAAGGTCATATGAAAAAAAATTGTATGACCAAAGGTTAAACAATAGCCACACTTAAAATTATAAAACTTTATGTGTGACTAAAGGGTAGACAATAGTCACATTTAAAATTACAAAGTTGTTTTGTGTGTCTAGAAATAGTTTTTCGCCACACTTATAGTAAACTCATGGGACTAAATAATAACAAGGCCACACTTACAGTGAGTTCATGTGGCCATTACTACCATTTAGTCACACATAATGAATGGAATGTTTGATTACAACAACTCTTTTTGCCACATTTATTTTAATTGATGTGGCTAAAACAAATTTTTAAGTGACTACATAATAGAAAGGACCACACTTACAATAAATTCATGTGGCTGTTGCTACCCTTTAGTAACACTTATTGTACAAAATGTCTAATTCTAGTAAGAAATAATGGTACCCGTTAGCCACACTTTTAAGTTGCTACGGCCACTAAACATGAATGTGGCCATATGATACGTACGATGACTCGACCTTTGGTCACACGtgagttgaaaaaaaaaagtgtgGCAAAAGGCGTATGGTCACACTTTTTTTGTGTGGCCGTAAGCCTTTTTTGACGTAGTGCTAGGAAGTCGGTTGAACCGAACGGTTAGGAATCTAGGGTTCGTTTGTTTTGATTCCGGGGTTATAGTGCGAATTAGTTTGATTTGGTTGTTTTGGTTATTACACGATTCGGGGAATCGGGGTTGTTAAGAATATATTGAAACCAAAAGAAAGTTTATTAGAAAGTGAAGATTATTCGGCAGGAAGATATGTCAGGAGCGACCGGGCAAAGTACGATAAATGGAAATTCTCtttcccagtttcagtgtccgattctgaaaccaacaaactatacggTTTGGGCTATTCGTATCAAGACGATTCTTGAAGCGAATGGTTTGTGGGAAACGATTGAACCGGCAGAAAATGCAACCGTAGACACGAAGAAAGATAAGTCTGCCATTGCATATTTGTTTCAAGCAATACCAGAGGACgttgtattgcaagttgcaagTTGTAAGACTGCAAAGGAGATTTGGGAAAATCTAAGGATTAGACACGTTGGCGTAGATCGGGTACAAAAGGCGCGTATGCACACGCTAATGTCAGAATTTGAGATGTTGCAAATGAAGGATGACGACACTATTGATTCATTCACCGCAAAGATCAATAGTATCGTTACCCGAGCAACAGAAGTAGGATCGACTATGAGTCAACCGACTCTAGTACGCAAACTCCTAAATGGCGTACCGGATAGGTTTACTCAAATCGTTGCCTCTATGGAACAATACTCCGATATAGAAACCATGACGCTACAAGAAGCAATCGGAAGGTTAAAGACATATGAAGAACGTCTCAAGTTAAAGAAAGGAAATCAAGGGGAAAGCCAAGATAGGCTTATGTTTACACATCAGGATAACAACAGAGGAAGGCAATTTGGAAACCGCGGTCGTGGTAGGTTTAACCAGACGCGTGGAAATTGGCGAAACAACGGAAATAGGCAAAGTCCCAGAAACGAAGGATCTACATCAAGGCCTAGAAATGGAAATTCAAGAAACTGGAGGAAGTTTGCAAGAACCGACTTAAGTAAGATCCAATGTTTTAAGTGTCAAAAGTTTGGACACTACAGGAAGGATTGTTCTGAGAAAGACGAAGTGCAAGAGCATTCAAACCTCGTCGAGGAAGACGAAGCACCCGTATTGTTAATGACAATACAAgaa
The sequence above is drawn from the Helianthus annuus cultivar XRQ/B chromosome 12, HanXRQr2.0-SUNRISE, whole genome shotgun sequence genome and encodes:
- the LOC110893824 gene encoding uncharacterized protein LOC110893824 isoform X1, with translation MVIIYMLVNYPPTGYPPAGYPGPSASHYPGTCTQFIRMPVCSLFAAGLQLICSLFGAASNSIKGLATLIIKQWCSFNRAFTSYEIYGDYPRYLALERRFQPVKKGPQFFSGFGPPNRLSRPY
- the LOC110893824 gene encoding uncharacterized protein LOC110893824 isoform X2, which codes for MVIIYMLVNYPPTGYPPAGYPGPSASHYPASNSIKGLATLIIKQWCSFNRAFTSYEIYGDYPRYLALERRFQPVKKGPQFFSGFGPPNRLSRPY